Sequence from the Solea senegalensis isolate Sse05_10M linkage group LG1, IFAPA_SoseM_1, whole genome shotgun sequence genome:
gtctgtaatAGTGTGCtgcacttggaacctcgccaaagcaggtaccaaaaaaagcaccaggtatcacaactaatggaaaagcaaacgGGTATAGAGTCGAGTGGTAATGTGCTGTATAATGTAAAGAGAAGGGATGTCAATGCTGTCAAGCTTTAACTCTCCtctaatataaaacatataagTAATTCTATTTTTTCCggtaaaaaaagacatttgacattttgattgCCACAGAGACTTTTCAGCCTTTGACCAATAACCTGCTTGTGTTGTGCACATGTTCTTttctctcatcctctcacagTCTGAACTGCGGACCCTCTGAGGACACGTGGATGCAGAACGAATGACCCggcccctcctctctctctgtgatgaGAGAGGACCCCCCATCCTGCTCTCAAAGTCAATGTGTCTTGCGATGTTTTAACGTGAAGTAATGGTCTAattataaaaaagtaattactAATGAAAAAAGCACGAACCCCGGTAGGATGTTGTTTCTATGTTAGGTGGTAAACAGCTGCATCCGTCACATGTCACTGGACCGATTTGCTGATCTATTTAAAGGCCTTCACCTGCTATAGTCATGCTCTGTTTGTAAGCAATTGGAAGGTCTATATCAGtattcttttaatttaatttagttccCACAGAGTGTTATTTGAAATGTCCTATTTATAAAGATACAATTATGCTTCACTCAGATGTCAAACTGCGACTTGAGGCAAAGATTTTCACTGCTCTGACTCTGATGTGATCATGTTGACGGAAAGGTGTTGCATACAGTCTCTAAGTGCAACACGTCTCTCTTAATGACAGCAGTGTTAAGTCGGACGATAAGTCTTGTGTCCACCTTGGCTTTAGGTCCGTTGTATACACTATAGGCTGGTCAAGCTACACATGTTCGGCATCTCGTCAGCAACCACTGCTGATACTTCAGTGACAGCTCCTGCATGTGGCTCTATGAGCTGATGAGACACATCTTAAAACAGCTGAAATCAAATACTGACTGACGGAAAATTCAATTCGCCTCCACTCAGATTGCTGCTCAGTTGTTTTGGGAGCAGCTgcttcaaacataaacagtGGAGGACAATGATGGTCTGCAGACAGCTACATTCATCTTAgaccccattcagacctggtccTAAGGATCGATTGAACATGAAAAAAGCGGATGAAGTCTTCTGAATGTTAAACTATTgaaaagccaccagggggcgactccactgatGCCAAAAGAAAGTTGCTGTGGAAAGACAAAGGGCTACAAACCTTTGGAGCAGCTACTTTAAACAATAACACTGGAGAACAGCACCCATCCACAGACTGCTACATCCTTCTTTGGCCCCATTCAGACCTGCTCCTGCCAATACTTGATGGAATATAAGAAGAGAATGTAGTGTTATGTAGGTAAAAAGCAAGTTGGAAAGACTTAAAACAAAGGGATGCAACCCTGTGGTATCTGGAGAGGATCATAGCCTCAGTATATGAGGCACCTGCTCCACCAGGTTAGCTACCGCGGGAACCtcaaacacaatatttactGCAAGGTAAATGGTTGACAAAATCCAGATTGTTGTCCACTATCTAAACCCGTATTCAGATCCACTCCACAAgtgaattatttaataaaaatcttATTGTAAATTGGTTGagtggtttgtgttgtgtggaGCAGCACATGGCCCACACAACTGAACGTAAAGGGAAATTGGCTTGTAACCGGGGTGTGGGAGCCATATATTAATTTGTATATTCCGGGTTCATTCCTCCTGAACACCAGGGGGCGTAATGGTAAAGGCCGTGTTCAGAAGACTTGTGGGATTTTATGGCTTAAGGTCTTTGTATTAAAAACTTGTTGGAAGTAACGTCACAACAGAGTGTGGAAGGTAcgcaaataaatgcaatttgAGTTAAAATATAAGAACGTTTCGGTATCAGTTTCTCTGAGTTACACGGCTGAACAAATTACCAATTAGCAATCAGTAATGGGTGAGATGAATGGGGGGGTTGTGTCAGCAAGGGCATCCAAATATGGTGATCAGTAAAAAAGCAGGTGTTCCgatgtggcgacccctagagagaagaagacaaaagaaaaatgtgttgtatgttATGTTAATACGTTTACATTATGCTgctaacagacagacaaaagtcAATGAAAATATAATTCTCTATGCCTTTTACCACACAGCTGTTGGGGGCCAGGTGGGGTTACAGTAAATGTCCTGAATCTACTTGGTGAAGGAAACAAAcctatattgtatttttgacaATTGTTATGTCAAACCAAGATGTTATGTTTCCATTCCTGCTGACTAAAGCTAGCACTGTGAAATGCCCAGAGTCCTTGGACCCAGTAATGAATGCCAATAGTTCTTTTTCAAAACCAGAGATAAAAGCCAGGTATTAGCGGGTGATAAGACGGTTTTCATGATAAGTGTGAACGGGGCTTAAATGTGGCATAAAAGTAAATAGTTCACTCTTGGACAGTCAGTGCTCCATCCACACAGAGCTGCGCCCACCATTGTTCCCTCATCATTTTGGTATTAGGCATGTATGCAGTTTATTAATACTCTGAGCGCAATGGATATTAATAAACCTTTTGTTTGATACCATGTCTGAACCCACAGCTCAgtcaaaccacacaaacactgtttgaGTCTGTTTACTGGCTACACTATCAGTGGCACTTTCAGCCCGATAGCATCCCCAGAGATAAGGGCTCACTTTAACTGGAAATGAGCAGAACCATGCACAGACTTTGTCAACagggaaaaaacacagacagacagagaaggtTTTAAATGTTCACTGAATATTTGGTAGGTTCTGCGGGGTGTGAGGAATGAATCTGCCAACTCTCACACAATGAGCGTGAGACTCACTCAGAAAAAGAGCCCGGAGAAGAGCATGATTGATAACGTTATAAATAGATGATCACACATTTGTAAACAGTTAAAGCCTGAGCTCTTCTTTGTTGTGTGACACTTTTCAATGTGACAAGCGTTTGACAAGAAATTACATCAAGAAAACCTTTGGAAGATGAAGACTAGCCAGAGATTTAGTGGCATTTCGCCAATCGGGATGAGGTGGAGCAGCGGTCAGTGAGGTACAGAGACAACAACCAGGTCCTTACACCCAAAACTAAGGCGTTGATCATGGACtaggaaaatgaaagaaaaaaagacattcagtCCAACACAGCACTTAAGTTTCAGAGAGGACTGAAGAAACAAGAAAGACTATGATGGAGTGGCAGTGTAGGAGTTTTCTAATTCCAGAGGATGGCAGAGATGTAGCACCACGGATGTAAGCTGCCTTGAAACCCCTATAGAAAAATACTTAAGACTTCCAATTTCTGGGCGGGTACACATGGTGGTGGACTTGACCTGGATAAAGAAGACACAGCAGAGACTCTACCATTTCACACAGAAACTGCTTGTGGCCTTTTTCTGCTGCTCCATGCTGAACATATTCACACGCTCCATCTGTGTGTGGTTTGCCAGCtggacagcagcagagaggaaagcGCTCCAGCAGGTTGTCACCACAGTTCAGTAGATCATTGAATGACTCTGTCCCCTCCCTGGAAAAGCTTTAAAGTTCCTACTGCCTCAAAACTGAGTCCATGACATGTTTGAAGACCCATCCCTGAAAAACTGCCCCAGCTCAGGTTAATGAAGACTTGGATAAACTGAATGAAGAACAGTTTTTACCCAAGAgtcaaagacacatttatgaTAAAAACTTTGGCCCTGCTGCAACTGACCGTGAACCCCCAAACTGTCTGGACACATCTTTTCTCTCTTGGTTTTGGACTTTACATGGACTGGATTACATGGATTACCAGACTGAAACAACTCATATCCAAATTATTGCACTGATGTGACTTAGATCTGATTTTCTTCAGggactgtgtggacacagatttGTGTCACCTTCAGTATGTGGCCCAAGATCAGATCAAATATGATCTGCAATGGATCGGATGTGAATCAAATTTGAACAATGTCGCAGGTAATCTAAACATAgatttagacagacagacagatagatagataaatagatgaCCCCATTATACTATTTATAATAATCTGACAGTAGGACTGAATTTAATCCCTATAGCTTAACACAGCCCAATGTGTCCAGCCATGTCCTTCCTTTTTGGATCTCTGCTTTGAAACATTTTCTGCAGCAGGTCAGGACAGAGCAGTTTGGGAAGGCAGCTGTTTCTGTTGTCAGCCAGTGTTTTAAGGTGGATTAGAGGCAAAAATCCTCCAGCTGACAGGTCCTCCAGTTGCCTGGTTGCCACCCAGACCCTAGCtcctaaaatgtaaaaaaaaacacaaaaacctgttAGGTCCCAAATGAATTGCAGGAGAATCTTTAAGGGGGTCGCCAAATAAATTTACTGACTGTCATGTTTGTTGTACACTTATGAGCCACATGAGGGAGCTTTTTCAGTTTCCACCACAGTCACGGTTTCTGTCTCGCCAAATCTGCCAGGCACCTGTTGTAGATGGAAAAGCTCGGCTAAACCCACCACAAACTCCCTGCTGTGCATCAAACAGGCAAAAGCTGCTTTCCAACCTGCTCTGAAGTCCAAACATTGttgaccagagagagagaggatgtttgtgaggacacagcTCCCAATCCAAATGTTGCGGATAATGTCCAAGTGAGCTTATGTGAGAATGCAGCATGAGTGCTTAAGTTAGCAGCTCACAGTGGAGAAAATTAACTATTAGGTGCAAAGCTGATCTCTACAAAAACTGTTTTGGTCTGGACATTCTCTGGAGTTTGCCTTTCACATATGATGATATTGTACAGGTCAGACCAatagagtatactgtatataaaaatggacgtaaTAGTCTTCCAgtacaaaacaaactcctgttgTTTGACTGGTCTTCACTAATTCAAAAGGCTTTTTTCCAGGGTTAAGATTTGGTTTTATGTTTAAGGACAACATTTGATTTGTGAGACTAAGCAGATTTTTGTAGATTGGTAGTAGAAGGGGTTGTTTTCCAATTGGAGGGTCAGAGTTCAATCCCTAACTCTGGTAGTCCACATGGCAACGTTTTCCTGGAAACAATACTGACACCCAAATTGGCCTCGACAACCTGACAGGGATAACTCTCTATGGCCAGCAGGTGTCGGCAACAGAGCACACATGTAACTGCGGTGGGTGGACAGTATCATGGTGCATCAGTAAAGACAGCAGCCGTCCTCTTGGAGATGCTGTTGCACTAAAGACAAATTAACAGTTAGTTTGACAATAAAGTTAGACCTTTAAATTGATCATATGAGGCGATAATGAGGTTCTTCGagtgtatacatatttattttacctctttaggaccttttctgttataaacactgatcttgtcaggaccagtagtcctcatggagaccacaacctggtcctaatgaggcagaacctcatttctgaggcgctggttgaggttaggattacTGGTTAGGGCTTAAGGTAAGGGATAACGATTTTGGTTAGGTTGTCCAAaagaatggaagtcaatgcagagtcttAACAAGAAAGTGCTGTGCaaaattgtgtctgtgtgtgtgattgacagagaCAGACCGCAAGAGCAGCTGAGTCTCAGCTCAGATACAGTACAAAGGTCACTGCTAATAATACTCAAGAACATGGattcacacacaggcacagtgtGTCACTGCATCTGATTACAAATCTCACTTGAACATTTGACTCTTTTAATGCAAAACTGTCAGTGAATTCAGGTTTGTGCCTGCTGCTCAGCTTTTCTCTTAGTCTCTGCCTCGACTATAAGTTCACATGCAGTTAAACAGAAACCCCGACAATAACACTGAAGAATCTATGTCACTGGAGTAACGTGACAAGTTGGAGGTCCAGGGGAAATACGACAGGGCGAGAACATAAATAGTTttgtcatgtactgtatgtgtgtgtgtgtgaaagaaaggaaggaagggtgGAAAAAGAAGTGATGGCAAGTAAGAAAGCTACATTTGCTGTGCAGATTTGTGGTACAGCGATTTGGGACTTTTTGAACGTTTGCTGTTTGAATGACTGCACTGCAAAAGGAGAGTAGGAGGGAGACACTTAAGAACCTGCTGGACAAGGTCACAGCAGACTGATGCCTGTGGTCAGACTGACGCAGACTCTGGAGAGCAGTAGCGTGGATGAAGACTTGTGTAACCTAAAGGAGATCTGCAAACTCTTGGAAGGAAATCGACTGAGACAAAGGAATAACTTTAGTTGGGACACATATAGCTAAGATGTGCAAAGGGACCGAgaaggaggcagtaatgcaataTCACCTGCCAGCTGTTGTAGAACACCAAAAAAGAAGTTAAGGAAGATACAGAAAAGTGGCGTGAGAAGTGAGTCAGCAGAAAGGCCTATGAGGCTTGGGCATTCACAGTGTGCATGTCCCCATATCTGAGGAATGCCACAGGCCACCTGTTGTTTCATTCATGCGGCGCATGGAAGCTAACAGCATCGCACCAGAAGATCTGGACTCCACAGCCAACAACTTTGAAATGCTAACTCAATGGATCCAATCAGCAGTCTTTGGAAAAGTGTTTGTATAGATTGATTGTTTCCAAAGAGTGTTCTGGATGACAAAGTTTTTTGactaagcagcagcagtcatctacagttacatgtgtgtgttacatgcaTTCTAGTCAGGATTACAGTCTTGTCACATGAAACTGTGCATGCTGTTTAGTCTGAGGTGGATAATCCACTCCTGCATTCAGAGGCCGTAGGCAGCTGCTTTTCATATTATTTGAGTTAACTCCTGGGACCAGATGTTCCTCAACACAGTGCTGGTGGTCCTGACGGACCTGGCAGCCCATCTCCTGGGTAACACTGTGTTCCGGAAGCACTTCCACCTGCTGCTATCTGCCGTGGTGATGTTTGGTCCTGCACTGAGCTTCTGGGTCTCCAGCCACAGTGTCTTTGCCAGGAGGAGCCACTTCCTGTACAGGTGAGACCATTTCCTGTTTACTTCCTGCTCACTTGTTCCAATCTGGACCAATGGTCTGGCACAATTGACACTTATTATATTGTATCCTGGTATCCTATCATTTTTAGATTGTATCCTGGGATCAATGTAAACCACATGACATATTTGCTAAGGCCACGCCTCTTCTGTCTGTGTCAGGTTACGCAGGCTGGTAAGaattttactgtatattgtggGAAACTGCATCATCGTTTTCAAAGGTCTCTGCAAATGTTTCTGCCCATCCTGAAAGGCCCAGGATTTCCCATCCAGACTAAAACAGCTAAACCAGCTGCAtattcaaactcaaaaatgCTAGGGTAGTGTGGATCACAATTAATTGGACACTATGGTCAAAAACCTTTTAATGAGGTCCTGTGTCACTTCAGCTGCAAAATACTGTTCTCACCTCTTCTCTTGTGTCTCCAGGCTGTTCCTGCACTCCGGCTGGGGCTGGACCTGCATCTTTGTCGGTTCcttcgtcttcctcctctccttctccatcCGTCGTTCACTTGCTCTCTCTGTCCGTCACCTCTCCAGGCTTGGATTGGCTGGGGGTCTGTGGCTAGGCTTCTGCAAACTCCTGGATTATCTGGAGAACACAACAGGAAGCTGCTATGAACCTATGCTCAGTGGCCCGGAGGCCACCATCGGCCAGCCTCTGCTGGTGCTGCGAGAAGGGGAAAGTAAGTCTGAATGTCTGAAAGCTGGGATGCTATGGAGAGGATATGAGGTTTCAGAGGACATCTTCCTCCTTTGTCTGTGCTGCCTGGTGCTGGCAGAGGAGACGGCCGTGTTTGGTCCATACCTGAGCTTGGGAGGGATCTCCGATGCTCCTCTGAGGatcctctttctcttctgcgTTCTCCTGCTGGGACTATGGATCTTtctgcttctctgtctcttAGCTTACTTCCCAAAGTTCCCTGCCCAGCTGCTGGGGGGCGCTCTAGGTTGCCTGAGCTGGAGGGGACTGTATCAGGGTTGGTACCGTGTGGGGCTCAGCTGGTGCTGTCCGGGACGCCCTGGACTGGGGCTGCTCAACATCAAGACTGAGACGTCAGATGCTGAAGGCAAACCACTGAACCACAATTACTGcaattaactgaaaaaaaaccaaaagacTTTGCAAAGTTCAAGCTAGTTGTGGTTGAAGTCGTCATTTCCTAGTACCTAGTTTCAAATAGAATCTCCTCAAGCCCCAGAACTCAGAACAAGAAGAACGCTGTGCTGTTAATAGCAAACCACTGGTATCGCTAACAGTAGCTAGCCCAAGATAAGTTTGCatccacatttttgttttctccaacTTTTCAACTGGAAAAATATCAACTCCATGTATTACTCAAAAATGTTGCTGAGGGAGTTCGCCTGACAAGGAATCTGCAGCTGGGTTTCGGCATCTGAATCTGGTGGTGAAGATGCAGATTTGAACCTGCCATGCTTACCTGATTCTCTTTCCCTTCCCATTTTTCAGACGCCCTCAGCAAATGTAAAAGGAACTGTGACATCATAATTCAAGATGGCTGATCCAAACACTAACGATGTGAAAGTTGTGAAAGTCTTTTCTAGCCATTAGTCATGTTTGTGTCCAAATTGAATAAACTGTACAAACACTACACTTTTTTATTATGGTGTTTTCATGTATATTAAATACAGTGTGATGAGTTTATCAACTACAGTAGATAAGCTAGCAAATCTGCAAAATTAGCCACCTTTAATCGGTTTTACTGGAACTGAAACGCACTGTGAAGAAATAGTAACttttaatatgtaataataaaaacacgTTATTTGTGTTCACTGATGAGCAGAAACAGGATACTATAtccaatttaaaataaacttcCAACTTTGATTAGACTTTCTCAGACAGGATGggcacagattaaaaaaaagaacacggATTAccacttcttttttaaaacatttcttcagAAAAACATAGAAAACGAGCCAGCTGAAAACAGGAGACAATGCCCGACATCTGCTACAGTAATTCAGTCGACTACCTCTTAAAAACCATAACATACTTTTACAGTACTCAGAAGGATTGTGAGGTCATACCATTCATCGATTACACAGAATAGAAAACAAATACTTGGATTATTATTGCGTTAACTCAAAATTACCTTTTGTCCATACTTCCACACGTTGACCTAAACGATGTTCCGAAAAAATAGGGACAAGCAACGATAAAACAAATACCAGGAACATTCTTTCATTAAAGATGAACTGGACAAGACGACTGATAGCTtgtattcacattaaaatgatcTACATGGCAAATGACATTAAAGGCATTGTTTCATTCCCGTCTTCATAAGACGACCTCTTCGTAAAGTTAGCTGGTGTGACCATTTC
This genomic interval carries:
- the fitm1l gene encoding fat storage-inducing transmembrane protein 1, which produces MFLNTVLVVLTDLAAHLLGNTVFRKHFHLLLSAVVMFGPALSFWVSSHSVFARRSHFLYRLFLHSGWGWTCIFVGSFVFLLSFSIRRSLALSVRHLSRLGLAGGLWLGFCKLLDYLENTTGSCYEPMLSGPEATIGQPLLVLREGESKSECLKAGMLWRGYEVSEDIFLLCLCCLVLAEETAVFGPYLSLGGISDAPLRILFLFCVLLLGLWIFLLLCLLAYFPKFPAQLLGGALGCLSWRGLYQGWYRVGLSWCCPGRPGLGLLNIKTETSDAEGKPLNHNYCN